The following proteins come from a genomic window of Aequorivita marisscotiae:
- a CDS encoding peptide MFS transporter, whose translation MSDALQYQKQKELFGHPVGLYILFFTEMWERFSYYGMRAILVLYLVAESTGGNPGLGWTNAEALSVYGWYTMFVYVASIPGGWIADKFLGQKQSVLVGGILLVAGHGILSFEYMWAFYTGLGLIVAGVGMLKPNISTMVGGLYKPGDIRRDKGFTIFYIGINIGAFLSSLIVGYVGEVYGWHYGFGLAAIGMALGLIQYLVGQKHLKYVGNNTNKSIDPEEKAAMARPLNKIEKDRMIVLFISFVLVIVFWGAFEQAGGLMNIYASEKTDRMLMGFTVPASWFQSLNAMFIIIFGTVVAAYWAKRKLKGKISTSLFKMCIGLIIMGTGFFFMTAAAAEFKIEGSSAMYWLVLAYLFHTIGELCLSPVALSYITKLAPLKYASLMMGVYFAMTGFGNKVAGLLGESASDLGEYTVFTGIAIFCIVFGLLVLLIRKKLENLTHGAEDNERELHDNEPFELADPDINKAN comes from the coding sequence ATGTCAGACGCACTACAATATCAAAAGCAAAAGGAATTATTTGGCCATCCTGTTGGTCTTTACATCTTGTTTTTTACCGAAATGTGGGAACGCTTTTCCTATTACGGAATGCGTGCTATTTTGGTACTTTACTTAGTGGCAGAATCTACTGGTGGAAACCCAGGTTTGGGTTGGACAAATGCCGAAGCATTATCAGTATATGGCTGGTACACCATGTTTGTATATGTAGCATCTATTCCCGGTGGTTGGATAGCCGATAAATTCTTAGGGCAAAAACAATCGGTGCTAGTAGGTGGAATTTTACTGGTTGCTGGTCACGGAATTTTATCTTTTGAATATATGTGGGCTTTTTATACCGGTTTAGGGCTAATCGTTGCTGGTGTGGGTATGCTTAAGCCAAATATCTCTACTATGGTTGGTGGTTTGTATAAGCCTGGCGATATTAGAAGAGATAAGGGATTTACCATATTCTATATCGGTATAAATATTGGCGCCTTCCTTTCCAGTTTAATTGTTGGTTATGTAGGTGAAGTTTATGGATGGCACTATGGTTTTGGTCTTGCCGCAATTGGTATGGCGTTGGGATTAATTCAGTATTTAGTTGGTCAAAAACATTTAAAATATGTTGGAAACAACACCAATAAATCTATAGATCCGGAAGAAAAGGCAGCAATGGCCAGACCGTTGAATAAAATTGAAAAGGATAGAATGATCGTATTGTTTATCTCCTTTGTGCTTGTAATTGTATTTTGGGGTGCCTTTGAACAAGCTGGCGGTTTGATGAACATTTACGCTTCAGAAAAAACCGATCGTATGTTGATGGGTTTTACTGTTCCAGCATCTTGGTTTCAGTCTCTAAATGCCATGTTTATAATTATATTCGGTACAGTTGTAGCTGCATATTGGGCCAAAAGAAAACTAAAGGGAAAAATCTCTACGTCTCTCTTTAAAATGTGTATTGGGTTAATTATAATGGGAACCGGATTCTTCTTTATGACTGCCGCTGCTGCTGAATTTAAGATAGAAGGTTCGTCTGCAATGTATTGGTTGGTCTTGGCGTATTTATTTCACACTATTGGCGAATTATGCCTATCGCCAGTGGCGCTTTCATATATTACAAAATTGGCTCCTCTAAAGTACGCTTCTCTTATGATGGGAGTTTACTTTGCAATGACTGGCTTCGGAAATAAAGTGGCCGGGCTATTAGGCGAATCTGCATCCGATTTAGGAGAATACACTGTCTTTACAGGTATTGCAATATTCTGTATAGTTTTTGGTCTATTGGTTCTGTTAATACGTAAGAAATTGGAAAACCTTACCCACGGAGCGGAAGATAACGAACGTGAGCTTCATGATAATGAACCGTTTGAACTTGCAGATCCAGACATCAATAAAGCGAACTAA
- the eno gene encoding phosphopyruvate hydratase → MSIIIDINARQIFDSRGNPTVEVDVITENGFMGRAAVPSGASTGEHEAVELRDGDKAYMGKGVLKAVENVQGKIAGTLLGISVFEQELIDKTMIELDGTPNKSQLGANAILGVSLACAKAAAAELGMPLYRYVGGVSAKTLPVPMMNIINGGSHSDAPIAFQEFMVMPIKAKSFTHAMQMGSEIFHNLKKVLHDRGLSTAVGDEGGFAPTLNGTEDALDTIAKATQNAGYKLGDDVMIALDCAAAEFYVNNKYDYTKFEGEKGKVRTSKEQADYLAQLCDKYPIISIEDGMDENDWDGWKYLTEKVGHKVQLVGDDLFVTNVERLSKGISEKIANSILIKVNQIGTLTETIAAVNMAHNAGYTSVMSHRSGETEDNTIADLAVALNCGQIKTGSASRSDRMAKYNQLLRIEEQLGDVAYFPQEKAFKI, encoded by the coding sequence ATGAGCATCATAATAGACATCAACGCCAGACAAATTTTTGATTCAAGAGGAAATCCAACCGTAGAAGTAGACGTAATCACCGAAAACGGATTTATGGGCCGCGCCGCCGTTCCGTCGGGAGCTTCAACAGGCGAGCACGAAGCTGTGGAGCTTCGCGACGGCGACAAAGCATATATGGGAAAAGGGGTTTTAAAAGCTGTTGAAAATGTACAGGGTAAAATAGCTGGGACACTCTTGGGGATTTCAGTTTTTGAACAGGAGCTCATAGACAAAACTATGATAGAGTTAGACGGTACACCCAATAAATCGCAACTCGGAGCCAATGCCATTTTGGGCGTTTCATTAGCATGTGCCAAAGCTGCTGCAGCCGAACTAGGCATGCCTCTGTACCGTTATGTGGGCGGGGTAAGTGCCAAAACACTCCCTGTGCCCATGATGAATATTATTAACGGAGGCTCGCATAGCGACGCCCCTATTGCTTTTCAGGAATTTATGGTCATGCCAATTAAGGCGAAAAGTTTTACACATGCCATGCAAATGGGATCTGAGATATTTCACAATCTGAAAAAAGTATTGCACGATCGTGGGTTGAGTACGGCCGTAGGCGACGAAGGAGGGTTTGCTCCAACGCTAAACGGAACAGAAGATGCCTTAGACACCATTGCAAAAGCTACTCAAAATGCGGGTTATAAATTAGGCGATGATGTTATGATTGCTTTAGATTGCGCCGCTGCCGAATTTTATGTGAATAATAAATACGATTACACAAAATTTGAAGGGGAAAAAGGTAAGGTGCGAACGTCAAAAGAACAGGCGGATTACTTAGCGCAATTATGCGACAAATATCCAATAATTTCAATTGAAGATGGGATGGACGAAAATGATTGGGACGGTTGGAAATACTTAACCGAAAAAGTGGGCCATAAAGTACAATTGGTGGGAGACGACTTATTTGTTACCAATGTTGAAAGACTTTCGAAGGGTATATCTGAAAAGATAGCCAATTCAATTTTAATAAAAGTAAACCAAATTGGTACGCTTACCGAAACCATTGCAGCTGTAAATATGGCGCACAATGCTGGTTATACTTCAGTAATGAGTCACCGAAGTGGGGAAACCGAAGACAACACAATTGCAGATTTGGCCGTGGCCTTAAATTGTGGTCAAATTAAAACAGGTTCCGCTTCGCGAAGTGATAGAATGGCCAAATACAATCAATTGCTTCGAATTGAAGAGCAATTGGGCGATGTGGCTTATTTTCCGCAGGAAAAGGCCTTTAAAATATAA
- a CDS encoding citrate synthase, whose translation MAKMATLEIEGKKYDFPIVEGTENELGIDVKSLRADTGGVVTLDPGYKNTGACESAITFLDGEKGVLRYRGYSIEELAEKAHFLEVCYLLIFGELPTTPQLNKFHADIKAQSHVDEDVKKILDGFPKSAHPMGVLSSLTSALVAFNPSSVNVDSEEDMYKAIVKILGKFPVLTAWTYRKRMGLPLDYGGDSLGYVDNFIKMMFKKPSADYATNDIILEALDKLLILHADHEQNCSTSTVRIVGSSHAGLFISISAGIAALWGPLHGGANQAVIEMLEAIKEDGGDTKKFMAKAKDKNDPFRLMGFGHRVYKNFDPRAKIIKKAADAVLDDLGIDDEILDIAKALEKEALEDPYFVERKLYPNVDFYSGIIYRALGIPVEMFTPMFALGRLPGWIAQWREMRLNKEPIGRPRQIYVGKTHREFVPVEKR comes from the coding sequence ATGGCAAAGATGGCGACCCTCGAGATTGAAGGTAAAAAATATGATTTCCCCATCGTAGAGGGAACTGAGAATGAATTAGGAATTGATGTTAAAAGTCTTCGAGCAGACACCGGAGGTGTTGTTACCCTTGACCCAGGTTATAAAAATACGGGCGCTTGCGAAAGTGCAATCACTTTTTTGGATGGTGAAAAAGGAGTGCTGCGATATCGTGGTTACTCTATTGAGGAACTGGCCGAGAAAGCCCACTTTTTAGAAGTATGCTATCTTCTTATCTTTGGGGAATTACCTACCACCCCACAACTAAATAAATTTCACGCAGATATAAAAGCACAATCCCACGTAGATGAGGATGTGAAAAAAATATTAGACGGATTTCCGAAATCTGCCCACCCGATGGGGGTTTTGTCTTCCTTAACTTCGGCTTTGGTAGCGTTTAACCCATCTTCGGTAAACGTAGATAGCGAAGAAGATATGTATAAGGCCATTGTAAAGATTCTGGGGAAATTTCCTGTTTTAACGGCTTGGACTTATAGAAAGCGTATGGGGCTTCCGCTAGACTACGGTGGCGATTCTCTAGGATATGTAGACAACTTTATTAAAATGATGTTCAAAAAGCCCAGTGCCGATTACGCCACAAACGATATTATTTTGGAGGCATTAGACAAGTTGTTAATCCTTCACGCAGATCACGAACAAAATTGCTCTACCTCTACGGTGCGTATTGTAGGATCTTCGCACGCAGGCTTGTTTATTTCTATTTCGGCTGGAATTGCCGCTTTATGGGGGCCACTTCACGGAGGTGCTAACCAAGCGGTAATTGAAATGCTGGAAGCAATTAAAGAAGATGGTGGCGATACCAAAAAATTTATGGCAAAAGCCAAAGATAAAAACGATCCGTTCCGTTTAATGGGCTTCGGACACCGAGTTTACAAGAATTTTGATCCACGTGCAAAAATTATTAAGAAAGCGGCAGATGCTGTTTTAGACGATTTGGGCATAGACGATGAAATATTAGATATTGCTAAAGCACTTGAAAAGGAAGCTTTGGAAGATCCGTACTTCGTAGAAAGAAAATTGTACCCGAATGTAGATTTCTACTCTGGGATAATTTATAGAGCTCTAGGCATTCCCGTTGAAATGTTTACCCCAATGTTTGCTCTTGGGCGTTTGCCGGGTTGGATTGCACAATGGAGGGAAATGCGCCTAAACAAAGAACCAATAGGCCGTCCAAGACAGATCTACGTTGGGAAAACGCATCGTGAATTTGTGCCAGTAGAAAAAAGATAA
- a CDS encoding S9 family peptidase has product MKRFKSLPFLLLFLTAITTINAQQKNISLEEIWGGAFRTQGLDALHSMNNGKEYAVLNYDRQNKASTVDVFEYKSGEKVRTLLNTNDLKGINYVISYEFSADESKILFTTELQQIYRRSSRGTFYVYDVASKQFSLVSTNKIQEPTFSNDGSKIAYGFENNLYIKDLNTGETKQITSDGKKNSIINGITDWVYEEEFAFVRAFEWSTSGDKLAYIKFDESEVPQFNMDLYGNQLYPTADTFKYPKAGEANSKVSLHLYDLNGGKTSEVNLSNYNNYYIPRLLWTEDNNLLSVQLANRHQNVIDLVFVDASNNTSKLILSEKDDAYVDVTDNLTFLNNNSFFWTSEKDGWNHIYQYDKNGKLLHQVTSGPWEVTAYYGFDQNTGRVYYQSTENGSINRDVYSILPSGKNKVRLTQQTGTNAADFSADFSYFINTFSNATTPYVYTLHDARTGKLLREIKNNNDLKNRLDAFKISPKEFSTIHINGEDLNMYTIKPVDFDETKQYPLFLYQYSGPGSQNVSNSWMGTNDYWHEMLANELDIIVACVDGRGTGFKGRDFKKMTQKELGKYEVQDQITVAKKLSELPYIDASRTGIWGWSYGGFMSSNALFQAPETFEMAIAVAPVTSWRFYDSIYTERYMQTPQENPTGYDENSPLSHVNGLKGEFLLVHGSADDNVHVQNSMRLIEALVQANKQFDWRIYPDKNHGIYGGNTRLHLYTLMTDFIKKNL; this is encoded by the coding sequence TTGAAAAGATTTAAATCCCTTCCTTTTTTATTGCTGTTTCTAACAGCAATTACTACCATTAATGCCCAACAGAAAAACATAAGCCTTGAAGAAATTTGGGGCGGTGCATTTAGAACCCAAGGTTTAGATGCCCTGCATTCCATGAATAACGGCAAGGAATACGCCGTACTAAATTACGATAGGCAAAATAAGGCGTCAACCGTAGATGTATTTGAGTATAAAAGCGGCGAAAAGGTGCGAACACTTTTAAACACAAACGATTTAAAGGGAATTAACTACGTTATTTCGTACGAATTTAGCGCCGATGAATCTAAAATTCTTTTCACTACCGAATTGCAGCAAATATACCGTCGTTCGTCCCGGGGTACTTTTTACGTTTACGATGTTGCCTCCAAACAGTTCAGTTTAGTTTCTACCAATAAAATACAAGAACCTACTTTTAGTAATGACGGCAGTAAGATTGCGTACGGTTTTGAAAATAATCTGTACATAAAAGATTTAAATACCGGGGAAACAAAGCAAATTACTTCCGACGGTAAAAAAAATAGTATCATTAACGGAATTACAGATTGGGTTTACGAAGAAGAATTTGCCTTTGTTCGCGCTTTTGAATGGAGCACAAGTGGCGATAAACTGGCCTACATAAAATTTGATGAATCCGAAGTGCCACAATTTAATATGGATCTGTACGGCAATCAATTATACCCAACGGCAGATACTTTTAAATACCCAAAAGCGGGAGAGGCAAATTCTAAAGTTTCCTTGCATCTTTATGATCTTAATGGTGGGAAAACTTCGGAAGTAAATCTTTCAAACTACAACAATTACTACATCCCCAGATTGCTTTGGACCGAAGACAATAATCTGTTAAGTGTACAGCTTGCCAACAGGCATCAAAATGTAATCGACTTGGTTTTTGTAGATGCTTCAAACAATACTTCAAAATTAATCTTATCCGAAAAAGATGATGCATACGTTGACGTTACCGACAATCTTACTTTTTTAAACAACAACAGTTTTTTCTGGACCAGCGAAAAGGATGGCTGGAACCATATTTATCAGTACGACAAAAACGGAAAATTGCTACACCAAGTAACCAGCGGCCCGTGGGAAGTTACCGCCTATTACGGATTTGATCAAAATACGGGGCGCGTTTATTACCAAAGTACCGAAAATGGCAGTATAAACCGCGATGTGTATTCTATTCTTCCTTCCGGAAAGAACAAAGTGCGTTTAACCCAACAGACGGGAACCAATGCAGCAGATTTTAGCGCAGACTTTTCGTACTTTATAAATACTTTTTCAAATGCCACAACACCCTATGTATATACATTGCACGACGCAAGAACAGGGAAGTTGCTACGCGAAATAAAAAATAACAACGACCTTAAAAATCGGTTGGATGCGTTTAAGATTTCACCGAAGGAATTTTCAACTATACATATTAATGGCGAAGATTTAAACATGTACACCATTAAACCGGTAGATTTTGATGAAACCAAACAATACCCATTGTTTTTATATCAGTATTCAGGTCCCGGTTCGCAAAATGTTTCAAACAGTTGGATGGGTACAAATGATTACTGGCATGAAATGCTCGCCAATGAGTTAGATATAATCGTGGCTTGTGTAGATGGTCGCGGAACAGGTTTTAAAGGAAGGGATTTTAAGAAGATGACGCAAAAGGAATTGGGTAAATATGAAGTCCAAGACCAAATAACGGTTGCTAAAAAGTTAAGTGAGTTACCATATATAGACGCTTCTCGTACTGGAATTTGGGGTTGGAGTTATGGTGGGTTTATGTCGTCAAACGCATTGTTTCAAGCACCCGAAACGTTTGAAATGGCCATTGCGGTGGCTCCAGTAACCAGTTGGAGATTTTATGACAGCATTTATACCGAGCGCTATATGCAAACCCCACAGGAAAATCCCACGGGTTATGATGAAAATTCACCATTGTCGCACGTTAACGGACTTAAAGGTGAGTTTTTATTGGTTCATGGAAGCGCTGATGACAACGTACATGTGCAGAATAGCATGCGTTTAATAGAAGCGTTGGTACAGGCCAATAAACAATTTGATTGGCGAATTTACCCCGATAAAAACCACGGTATTTACGGCGGAAATACCAGACTTCATCTTTATACATTAATGACCGATTTCATCAAGAAAAACTTATAA
- a CDS encoding dimethylarginine dimethylaminohydrolase family protein — protein MIKLNVTDEISRLRAVILGRADSNGPVPKLEDAYDPKSAEHIKAGTYPKDEDMVKEIDAVAEVFSKYNVKVYRPHSIKDYNQIFSRDIAFVIEDKFIIANILDDRSKEIEAIEHVINQIDPSKVIEFPENAHIEGGDVMPWGEYIFVGTYYGDDYENFITARTNMKAVKHLQKLFPYKKVKSFNLKKSNTVANENALHLDCCFQPLGKGKAIIHKEGFLIEEEYEWLVDFFGKDNCFHITKDEMYNMNSNVFSISPDVIISEKNFTRLNTWLREQGFTVEEVPYAEIAKQEGLLRCTTMPLIRD, from the coding sequence ATGATTAAACTGAACGTTACAGACGAAATTTCTAGATTGCGCGCCGTAATATTGGGCCGCGCAGATAGCAATGGCCCCGTGCCAAAATTGGAAGATGCATACGACCCAAAATCTGCCGAACACATTAAAGCGGGGACCTACCCCAAAGATGAAGATATGGTGAAGGAAATAGACGCTGTGGCCGAAGTTTTTAGCAAGTACAACGTAAAGGTTTACAGACCCCATTCCATAAAAGATTACAACCAGATTTTTTCGCGAGACATCGCTTTTGTTATTGAAGACAAATTTATAATTGCCAACATACTCGACGATCGTTCAAAAGAAATTGAGGCCATTGAGCACGTAATTAATCAAATAGATCCTTCAAAAGTTATAGAATTTCCGGAAAACGCCCATATTGAAGGTGGCGATGTGATGCCCTGGGGCGAATATATTTTTGTGGGTACTTACTACGGCGACGATTATGAAAATTTTATTACAGCTCGAACAAATATGAAGGCTGTAAAACATCTTCAAAAACTGTTCCCGTATAAAAAAGTAAAATCCTTCAACTTAAAAAAGAGCAATACAGTTGCCAATGAAAACGCTTTGCATTTAGATTGCTGCTTTCAGCCTTTGGGCAAGGGAAAAGCAATTATTCATAAAGAAGGTTTCTTGATTGAAGAAGAGTACGAATGGTTGGTGGATTTCTTTGGGAAAGACAATTGTTTCCATATTACAAAAGACGAAATGTATAATATGAATAGCAATGTTTTTTCTATTTCGCCCGACGTAATTATATCTGAAAAAAACTTTACCCGTTTAAATACTTGGCTTCGCGAACAAGGCTTCACTGTTGAAGAAGTTCCATATGCCGAAATCGCCAAGCAGGAAGGATTGCTGCGCTGTACTACAATGCCGTTAATTCGGGATTGA